One window of Mesorhizobium loti R88b genomic DNA carries:
- a CDS encoding Lrp/AsnC family transcriptional regulator has product MTEDQLDRIDRNILSALASDGRLSMSELAAKVGLSKTPVQARVKRLEKDGYIRGYQAIIDRERMGEGHVAFVQVKLSDTRSAALDAFNRSVQAVPEIEQCHMMASSFDYLLKVRTRDIAAYRRVLGERISALPHVAQTSTFVAMETVKDR; this is encoded by the coding sequence ATGACAGAAGACCAATTGGACCGCATTGACCGGAACATCCTTTCGGCGCTGGCAAGCGATGGCCGGCTTTCCATGTCGGAACTCGCGGCAAAGGTCGGCCTGTCCAAGACGCCGGTGCAGGCACGGGTGAAGCGGCTGGAGAAGGACGGCTATATCAGGGGCTATCAGGCAATCATCGACCGCGAGCGCATGGGTGAGGGCCATGTCGCCTTCGTCCAGGTGAAATTGTCCGACACCAGGTCGGCAGCGCTCGACGCTTTCAACCGGTCGGTGCAGGCCGTGCCGGAGATCGAGCAATGCCACATGATGGCGTCGAGCTTCGATTATCTGCTGAAAGTTCGCACCCGGGACATCGCCGCCTATCGCCGCGTGCTTGGCGAGCGCATCTCCGCCCTCCCCCATGTCGCCCAGACTTCGACCTTCGTGGCGATGGAGACGGTCAAGGACAGGTAA
- a CDS encoding energy transducer TonB family protein — protein MAGPLTGFDWLPLEATDLDLTSQRASLQFPALDMQEISPLPDAGSELAIAPAERLAPVRPSAGSGKWTAAIVISCVLHATVAAAFLISPAGTSAFQDTMQSEGSDQTGDKVAGSALDKDPAAVNVQLVPNPQPAKPEPAKPPRPVQPTKPSQPPQEAVKQAPEPEAAKPLPKPLPEAVKQQAVTPDILVAATPRPDDQSVAAKAEPAQPSAEPETIEMPVAVPEQPPIPSARPTPEAAPATADEAYEDRGTADGKEIKAAIASKGRKQADTGNAAASRYSGEVASKLARANRRVSKSAQTTARNNALVAFVVLANGNIVDLQLAKSSGSPELDQFALELVRKQAPFPPIPPETGLMNWRFKAPIGPFSP, from the coding sequence GTGGCCGGGCCGCTGACCGGCTTCGATTGGTTGCCGCTTGAGGCAACCGATCTTGATTTGACAAGTCAACGCGCCTCGCTGCAGTTTCCCGCCCTCGACATGCAGGAAATCAGTCCCCTCCCCGACGCTGGCAGCGAGCTGGCGATAGCGCCGGCCGAGCGACTCGCGCCTGTGCGACCGTCTGCCGGGAGCGGCAAGTGGACAGCGGCGATCGTTATCTCCTGCGTGCTTCATGCCACGGTGGCGGCGGCGTTTCTGATCTCGCCCGCCGGCACATCCGCTTTCCAGGACACCATGCAGTCCGAAGGCAGCGATCAGACCGGAGACAAGGTCGCCGGCAGCGCGCTGGACAAGGACCCGGCGGCAGTGAATGTCCAACTGGTGCCGAATCCGCAGCCGGCCAAACCGGAGCCCGCTAAGCCGCCCAGGCCGGTGCAGCCGACAAAACCTTCGCAGCCTCCACAGGAGGCCGTGAAGCAGGCTCCCGAGCCCGAAGCAGCCAAGCCGCTGCCCAAGCCCTTGCCGGAAGCCGTCAAACAGCAAGCGGTCACGCCGGACATACTGGTCGCGGCGACTCCGCGTCCCGATGATCAAAGCGTGGCCGCCAAGGCCGAACCGGCACAGCCAAGCGCCGAGCCCGAAACGATCGAGATGCCTGTCGCCGTTCCAGAGCAGCCGCCTATCCCAAGTGCCAGGCCAACCCCGGAAGCCGCCCCTGCAACTGCAGACGAAGCATACGAGGACCGCGGCACAGCGGACGGCAAAGAAATCAAGGCGGCAATTGCGAGCAAGGGCCGAAAGCAAGCCGATACCGGGAACGCGGCGGCATCCCGCTATAGCGGCGAGGTAGCCAGCAAGTTGGCTCGCGCCAATCGCCGCGTATCGAAATCCGCACAGACGACAGCCCGCAACAACGCGTTGGTGGCATTTGTCGTGCTCGCCAATGGAAACATTGTCGACCTGCAGCTTGCCAAAAGCTCAGGCTCGCCCGAACTCGATCAATTCGCCTTGGAGCTTGTGCGAAAACAGGCACCGTTCCCGCCGATTCCTCCCGAGACCGGGCTGATGAACTGGCGGTTCAAAGCGCCAATCGGCCCCTTCTCGCCTTGA
- a CDS encoding TonB-dependent hemoglobin/transferrin/lactoferrin family receptor, producing the protein MGLMIWERRGQPMVSGAAALLASVAAIALSAPSAHAQQATQPAGQQTDQSKKADEKKAAPAGATLLDKILVISRTGETAIESLASASHLDKEQLDRRMATTPNEMLFGVPGVAAQADARRVSTSINIRGLQDFGRVAVIVDGARQDFQRSDHGTQSTFYIDPELIKSVDVIRGPVANTYGSGAIGGVVFFDIKDAADFLKPEETWGASVTGRYESNGKGWTTSATGAYRVNENWDVLGNIVYRNYDDYKDGGGNTVKGTGFDVLSGMLKTSIRPTENSELKLGWVGSSDGWNEITGGIPVNDVDLKSNTFTARYNITDEDKSWLDLHINTSYNKTNLDLTTLVPQSRFNPSTGLPVILPAGSQSTFYVGTTSIDIWNTSRFETAGIAHELTYGGDWVGDDVKTGGAAGGDSFYTPSGKRNVSGAYVQDKLSWEWLEVIAGLRYDNYSLKDSNHETSGDRLSPRITVGVTPFESAGLDGLQFYGTYAEGYRSPSLTETLISGRHPAGVTFPFLPNPNLKPETGKTVEAGINYKQNDIFEAGDALRIKAAYFNNDVDDYIQGVSFPASFTNPASACPVDFSQLGSNPGYIPICFQYQNFAKAKINGIEIESVYDAGWGYAGLSASITNGHTMSYAGVRGELLTIPSSQVTAQLGLRFLEDKLTVGGEVQYNGKPKGNPIADDYTLVNAFASYQATDNLKIDFRADNLFDVKYANALNVVPATTPGAQSTFAAYEPGITLKLAATMRFGG; encoded by the coding sequence ATGGGGTTGATGATTTGGGAACGGCGCGGCCAGCCGATGGTGAGCGGCGCGGCGGCTTTGTTGGCAAGCGTGGCGGCAATCGCCTTGTCTGCGCCATCAGCTCACGCACAGCAGGCAACGCAGCCGGCAGGCCAGCAGACGGATCAATCGAAGAAGGCTGATGAGAAGAAAGCCGCCCCGGCAGGTGCGACGCTGCTCGACAAGATTCTCGTCATCAGCCGCACCGGCGAGACGGCGATCGAATCACTGGCGTCGGCCAGCCATCTCGACAAGGAACAGCTCGACCGCCGCATGGCGACGACGCCCAACGAGATGCTGTTCGGTGTACCCGGTGTCGCGGCACAAGCCGACGCCAGGCGCGTCAGCACCAGCATCAACATTCGCGGCCTGCAGGATTTCGGCCGCGTCGCGGTCATCGTCGACGGCGCGCGCCAGGATTTCCAGCGCTCCGACCACGGCACCCAGTCGACCTTCTACATCGATCCCGAGCTGATCAAATCCGTCGATGTGATCCGGGGTCCTGTCGCCAACACCTATGGCTCGGGCGCCATCGGCGGCGTCGTCTTCTTCGACATTAAGGATGCCGCGGACTTCCTCAAGCCGGAAGAAACATGGGGCGCTTCGGTAACCGGCCGCTATGAGAGCAACGGCAAGGGCTGGACCACCAGCGCTACGGGCGCCTATCGCGTCAACGAGAACTGGGATGTGCTCGGCAACATCGTCTACCGCAACTATGACGACTACAAGGACGGCGGCGGCAACACCGTCAAAGGCACCGGCTTCGACGTGCTGAGCGGCATGCTCAAGACCAGCATTCGCCCAACCGAGAACAGCGAATTGAAGCTTGGCTGGGTCGGTTCAAGCGATGGCTGGAATGAAATCACCGGCGGCATCCCGGTCAATGACGTCGACTTGAAGTCGAACACCTTCACAGCCCGCTACAACATCACGGACGAAGACAAGAGCTGGCTCGATCTTCATATCAACACCTCGTACAACAAGACCAATCTTGATCTGACCACGCTTGTCCCCCAGTCCCGGTTTAATCCTTCGACCGGTCTGCCGGTGATCCTGCCGGCGGGTTCGCAGTCGACGTTCTATGTCGGCACGACCTCAATCGACATCTGGAACACATCGCGGTTCGAGACCGCCGGCATCGCGCACGAGCTGACCTATGGCGGCGACTGGGTGGGTGACGACGTCAAGACCGGTGGTGCCGCCGGTGGCGACAGCTTCTACACGCCTTCCGGCAAGCGCAATGTTTCCGGCGCCTATGTCCAGGACAAGCTCAGCTGGGAATGGCTCGAAGTCATAGCCGGGCTGCGTTACGACAATTACAGCCTCAAGGACAGCAACCACGAGACATCGGGCGACCGGCTGTCGCCGCGCATCACCGTCGGTGTCACGCCATTTGAAAGCGCGGGCCTCGATGGGCTGCAATTCTACGGCACCTACGCCGAGGGCTATCGCTCTCCGTCGCTGACGGAAACGCTGATCAGCGGCCGCCACCCCGCGGGCGTCACCTTCCCGTTCCTGCCCAATCCGAACCTCAAGCCCGAAACCGGCAAAACAGTCGAGGCTGGCATCAACTACAAACAGAACGATATTTTCGAGGCCGGCGACGCGCTTCGTATCAAGGCGGCCTATTTCAACAATGACGTGGATGACTACATCCAGGGCGTGTCTTTCCCCGCGTCATTCACGAACCCCGCAAGCGCCTGCCCGGTTGATTTTAGCCAGTTGGGAAGCAATCCAGGGTACATCCCGATCTGCTTCCAGTATCAGAATTTCGCCAAGGCCAAGATCAACGGCATTGAGATCGAAAGCGTCTACGATGCCGGATGGGGCTATGCGGGGCTTTCCGCTTCGATCACCAACGGCCACACCATGTCCTATGCCGGAGTGCGCGGGGAACTGCTCACCATCCCCTCCTCACAGGTCACCGCCCAGCTCGGCCTGCGCTTCCTCGAGGACAAGCTGACCGTCGGCGGCGAAGTGCAGTACAACGGCAAGCCGAAGGGCAATCCGATCGCCGACGACTACACGCTCGTCAACGCCTTCGCCAGCTACCAGGCGACGGACAATCTGAAGATCGATTTCCGCGCCGACAATCTGTTCGACGTCAAATATGCCAATGCGCTCAACGTCGTCCCGGCCACGACGCCCGGCGCCCAGTCGACATTCGCGGCCTACGAGCCCGGCATAACGTTGAAGCTGGCGGCAACAATGCGATTTGGAGGCTGA
- a CDS encoding antibiotic biosynthesis monooxygenase family protein — translation MYIAMNRFKVQTGSEADFEAVWKNRDSSLAEMKGFREFHLLRGSVNETEGYTLFASHTVWASHDDFIAWTKSENFRAAHRNVGTTKVHYLGHPQFEGFSVVEGA, via the coding sequence ATGTACATCGCCATGAACCGCTTCAAGGTACAGACCGGCTCGGAGGCTGACTTCGAAGCCGTGTGGAAAAACCGCGACTCCAGCCTTGCCGAGATGAAGGGTTTTCGCGAATTCCACCTGCTGCGTGGCTCGGTCAACGAGACCGAGGGCTACACGCTGTTTGCCTCCCACACGGTGTGGGCAAGCCACGACGATTTCATCGCCTGGACCAAATCGGAAAACTTCCGCGCCGCCCACAGGAATGTCGGCACGACCAAGGTCCACTATCTCGGCCACCCGCAATTCGAGGGCTTTTCCGTCGTCGAGGGCGCGTAG
- a CDS encoding cytochrome-c peroxidase produces MKRLFCFLALTVAVILVGCGKPDFSDAEKKTIASLALNTLPALKPDTTNRFADVPAAAALGSTLFFDLGMSRDGTVSCSTCHKIDRQFQDDLPQAVGVGRTNRRTMALAGVARDPWFFWDGRRDSLWSQAITPLENPLEQAGNRTAYAHYIKTRFGERYERIFGPLPDFSGMPLNASPLGNDAERAAWNAMSETQRDAINRVFANIGKAIAAFERSIEPVQTRFDRFALDLATGAEPKDDAVFTREEILGLKLFIGKANCVSCHNGPRFTDNSFHNTGVPPVADLPPDRGRIDAVAQVEADPFNCFGAYRDGDVGACGELRFMVKDAPQLIRAYKTPSLRGAATRPPYMHAGQFSSLDEVVAHYAKAAPSVEGISEIHPLELSDRERAALVAFLKTLSE; encoded by the coding sequence CATTGCCGGCGCTGAAGCCCGACACCACCAACCGCTTTGCCGACGTGCCGGCGGCTGCCGCGCTTGGCTCGACGCTGTTCTTTGATCTCGGCATGAGCCGTGACGGGACGGTGTCATGCTCGACCTGCCACAAGATTGATCGCCAGTTCCAGGACGACCTTCCGCAAGCCGTTGGTGTCGGCCGCACCAACCGCCGCACCATGGCGCTGGCCGGCGTGGCGCGTGACCCCTGGTTCTTCTGGGATGGCCGCCGCGACAGCTTGTGGTCGCAGGCCATCACTCCGCTTGAGAACCCGCTGGAGCAAGCAGGAAACCGCACCGCCTACGCGCACTATATCAAGACGCGCTTCGGCGAGCGCTATGAGCGCATTTTTGGGCCGTTGCCGGATTTTTCCGGCATGCCGTTGAATGCCAGCCCGCTTGGAAACGATGCCGAAAGGGCTGCCTGGAACGCGATGAGCGAGACGCAACGCGACGCCATCAACCGCGTCTTTGCCAATATCGGCAAGGCGATCGCGGCTTTCGAACGCTCGATCGAGCCGGTGCAGACGCGCTTCGACCGCTTTGCACTGGACCTTGCTACAGGTGCCGAGCCGAAGGACGATGCGGTCTTTACGCGGGAAGAAATCCTCGGGCTGAAACTGTTCATCGGCAAAGCCAACTGCGTGAGCTGCCACAACGGCCCGCGCTTCACCGACAACAGCTTTCACAACACCGGCGTGCCGCCCGTCGCGGACCTGCCGCCGGATCGTGGGCGGATCGATGCGGTGGCTCAGGTCGAGGCCGATCCGTTCAACTGCTTCGGCGCCTATCGCGATGGCGACGTCGGCGCCTGCGGCGAACTGCGTTTCATGGTCAAGGATGCGCCGCAACTGATCCGCGCCTACAAGACGCCTTCACTGCGCGGAGCGGCAACGCGGCCGCCCTACATGCATGCCGGGCAGTTTTCGTCGCTCGACGAAGTGGTGGCGCACTACGCCAAGGCGGCACCGAGTGTGGAGGGGATCTCCGAAATCCACCCGCTGGAGCTGTCGGACCGCGAGCGCGCTGCGCTGGTGGCGTTTTTGAAGACGCTGTCGGAATAG
- the putA gene encoding bifunctional proline dehydrogenase/L-glutamate gamma-semialdehyde dehydrogenase PutA encodes MPLDAIRQQIRANYLPDEDEAVKRLAEATGLSARDRDAISARAADLVRAVRGSSDPRLMEVFLSAYGLSTKEGVALMCLAEALLRVPDTETMDDLIADKIAPHDWSAHSGGSSSIFVNASTWALMLTGRVLDEGEGGIEGTLRSMVRRLGEPVIRKAVAAAMREMGEQFVLGRTIAEAVKRGRPMIQKGYLYSFDMLGEAARTEADALRYHKAYADAISSLDSGSNGPDIRQNHGISVKLSALHPRYEVAQKEEMLPVMAERLLALALAARHSRMGLNIDAEEADRLDLSLDVIERVLADPELAGWNGFGVVVQAYGPRAAFAIDWLYALAKKYDRTIMVRLVKGAYWDTEIKRAQTLGLSGYPVFTRKANTDVSYMACAKKLLGMTDRIYPQFATHNAHTVAAILSMAGNRDSFEFQRLHGMGEGLHETVRKSEGTRCRIYAPVGAHSDLLAYLVRRLLENGANSSFVHQLTDEDVEPEDIARDPLKTIEDQGPAANPAIARPSQIFGAGRHNSKGFDITDTVTLAAIDKAKAAFAGSDRWHAKPITRAASYGKQRPIVNPAKPDEVVGTVSEAAAKQVATAVRFAVEAQPAWAKRPVAERAAILNRAADLYEANAVEFFALATREAGKSLADGVAEVREAVDFLRYYAAEAVNNEAGTEARGAIVCISPWNFPLAIFTGQIAAALVTGNSVIAKPAEQTPLIAFRAVELLREAGVPEDVIQLLPGDGPSVGGPLTADPRIAGVCFTGSTEVAKLIEKQLAETAAPDAMLIAETGGLNAMIVDSTALPEQAVRDILASAFQSAGQRCSALRVLYVQKDVEKKMLEMLKGAMEALNIGDPWLISTDVGPVIDDEAQSSIRDYCIRMGLQGRLIAKLEAPKDGRFVAPHVFRVKGIEEMDREVFGPVLHVASFDADKIDTVIAEINRKGYGLTFGLHTRIEGRVQHFVDGIHAGNIYVNRNQIGAVVGSQPFGGEGLSGTGPKAGGPHYLRRFRKGPEAGTHVGEGHKVTATELADNLPDPALGGWSTRPDRIAILRKHLRGKGAAAIGAAAAIDFGQVDLPGPTGEANTLSLSPRGRVLCLGPDADTLLSQTIQALAAGNAVLAVAPGGPAALSALTGKGLPLAAIDGRPDPVEARSLRVDVVAFSGTPEAARIVRRVIADRTGPIVPLVSEVLNPAAYAHERAVCVDTTAAGGNASLLASA; translated from the coding sequence ATGCCGCTCGATGCCATCCGCCAGCAGATCCGCGCCAACTATTTGCCTGACGAAGACGAGGCCGTGAAACGGCTGGCCGAGGCCACGGGGCTCTCGGCGAGGGACCGCGATGCGATCTCGGCGCGAGCCGCCGACCTGGTGCGGGCGGTACGCGGCTCGTCCGATCCCCGGCTGATGGAGGTTTTCCTCTCCGCCTATGGCCTCTCCACAAAGGAAGGCGTGGCGCTGATGTGCCTGGCCGAGGCGCTGCTGCGCGTGCCGGACACCGAGACGATGGACGACTTGATCGCCGACAAGATCGCGCCGCACGACTGGTCGGCGCATTCCGGCGGTTCGAGCTCGATCTTCGTCAATGCCTCGACCTGGGCGCTGATGCTGACCGGCCGCGTCCTCGACGAGGGTGAGGGGGGCATTGAAGGCACGCTGCGCTCGATGGTACGGCGGCTTGGTGAACCGGTTATCCGCAAGGCGGTGGCCGCCGCCATGCGCGAGATGGGCGAGCAGTTCGTGCTCGGCCGCACCATTGCGGAAGCCGTCAAGCGCGGCCGGCCGATGATTCAGAAGGGCTATCTCTACTCCTTCGACATGCTGGGCGAGGCGGCCCGCACCGAGGCCGATGCGCTGCGCTATCACAAGGCCTATGCTGACGCCATTTCATCGCTCGATTCCGGCTCCAACGGTCCTGATATCAGGCAGAATCACGGCATTTCGGTCAAGCTCTCGGCGCTGCATCCACGCTACGAGGTGGCGCAGAAAGAGGAGATGCTGCCGGTCATGGCCGAGCGGCTGCTGGCGCTGGCGCTGGCAGCCCGGCATTCGCGCATGGGCCTCAACATCGACGCCGAGGAGGCCGACCGGCTTGATCTGTCGCTCGACGTGATCGAGCGGGTGCTGGCCGATCCGGAACTCGCCGGTTGGAACGGTTTTGGCGTCGTCGTCCAGGCCTATGGCCCGCGCGCGGCTTTCGCCATCGACTGGCTCTACGCGCTGGCGAAGAAGTACGACCGCACCATCATGGTGCGGCTGGTCAAGGGCGCCTATTGGGACACCGAGATCAAGCGGGCGCAGACGCTGGGGCTTAGCGGTTACCCCGTCTTCACCCGCAAGGCCAACACGGACGTTTCCTACATGGCCTGTGCGAAAAAACTGCTTGGCATGACCGACCGCATCTATCCGCAATTCGCCACCCACAATGCGCATACCGTTGCTGCGATTCTCTCGATGGCGGGAAATCGCGACTCCTTCGAGTTCCAGCGCCTGCACGGCATGGGTGAGGGTCTGCACGAGACGGTGCGTAAATCAGAGGGCACACGCTGCCGCATCTATGCGCCAGTCGGCGCCCATTCCGACCTGCTTGCCTATCTGGTTCGCCGGTTGCTGGAGAACGGCGCCAACTCGTCGTTCGTGCACCAGCTGACCGACGAGGATGTCGAGCCGGAGGATATCGCGCGCGATCCGCTGAAGACAATCGAGGATCAGGGTCCTGCCGCCAATCCCGCGATCGCCCGGCCTTCGCAGATCTTTGGCGCCGGCCGCCATAATTCGAAGGGATTCGATATCACCGACACGGTGACGCTGGCGGCGATCGACAAGGCCAAGGCGGCCTTCGCCGGCTCGGATCGCTGGCATGCCAAGCCGATCACGCGGGCCGCCAGCTATGGCAAACAGCGCCCGATCGTCAATCCGGCCAAGCCTGACGAAGTGGTCGGCACGGTCAGCGAGGCGGCTGCCAAGCAAGTCGCGACCGCCGTGCGCTTCGCGGTCGAGGCGCAGCCGGCCTGGGCCAAGCGGCCGGTCGCCGAGCGTGCCGCCATCCTCAACCGCGCCGCCGATCTCTATGAAGCCAATGCGGTCGAGTTCTTCGCGCTCGCTACAAGAGAGGCCGGCAAATCATTGGCCGACGGTGTCGCCGAGGTGCGTGAGGCCGTCGACTTCCTGCGCTACTACGCCGCCGAAGCGGTGAACAATGAAGCCGGTACCGAGGCGCGCGGCGCCATTGTCTGTATTTCGCCGTGGAATTTCCCGCTCGCCATCTTCACCGGCCAGATCGCTGCCGCACTCGTGACCGGCAATTCGGTGATCGCCAAACCGGCCGAGCAGACACCGCTGATCGCTTTCCGCGCCGTCGAACTTTTGCGTGAGGCCGGCGTGCCGGAAGACGTCATCCAGCTTCTGCCCGGTGACGGCCCTTCGGTCGGTGGTCCGCTGACCGCTGATCCACGCATTGCCGGTGTCTGCTTCACCGGCTCGACCGAGGTTGCCAAGCTGATCGAGAAGCAACTGGCCGAGACCGCCGCACCCGACGCGATGCTGATCGCGGAGACCGGTGGCTTGAATGCGATGATCGTCGATTCCACCGCGCTGCCCGAACAGGCGGTGCGCGACATCCTGGCCTCGGCCTTCCAGAGCGCTGGCCAGCGCTGCTCGGCGCTGCGCGTGCTCTATGTGCAGAAGGACGTCGAGAAGAAGATGCTGGAGATGCTGAAGGGTGCCATGGAAGCGCTCAACATCGGTGACCCCTGGTTGATCTCGACCGATGTCGGTCCGGTCATCGATGATGAGGCCCAAAGCTCGATCCGGGACTATTGCATCAGAATGGGCCTGCAGGGCCGGCTGATCGCCAAGCTCGAGGCGCCGAAGGATGGCCGCTTCGTCGCGCCGCATGTCTTCCGGGTCAAGGGCATCGAGGAAATGGATCGCGAGGTGTTCGGGCCGGTGCTGCATGTCGCCAGTTTCGATGCCGACAAGATTGATACGGTGATCGCTGAGATCAACCGCAAGGGCTATGGCCTGACCTTCGGATTGCACACCCGCATCGAGGGCCGGGTGCAGCATTTCGTCGACGGCATCCATGCCGGCAACATCTATGTCAACCGCAACCAGATCGGCGCCGTCGTCGGCTCGCAGCCATTTGGCGGCGAAGGACTGTCCGGCACTGGACCAAAGGCCGGCGGCCCGCATTATCTCAGGCGCTTCCGCAAGGGGCCGGAGGCCGGCACGCATGTCGGAGAAGGCCACAAGGTGACCGCGACCGAGCTTGCCGACAATCTGCCCGATCCAGCACTTGGGGGATGGTCGACCCGCCCGGATCGAATTGCGATCCTGAGAAAACATCTGCGCGGCAAGGGGGCGGCCGCCATTGGTGCGGCCGCTGCAATCGATTTCGGCCAGGTCGATCTGCCCGGACCAACCGGCGAGGCCAACACGCTGTCGCTGTCGCCGCGCGGGCGGGTGCTGTGCCTTGGTCCCGACGCTGACACGCTGCTCTCCCAGACGATCCAGGCGCTCGCCGCTGGCAATGCGGTGCTGGCCGTGGCTCCAGGGGGACCGGCTGCATTGTCGGCGCTGACCGGCAAGGGACTGCCGCTGGCGGCCATAGATGGCCGGCCTGATCCGGTCGAGGCGCGCTCGCTGCGCGTCGATGTCGTGGCTTTCTCAGGCACACCCGAGGCGGCGCGCATCGTGCGCAGGGTCATCGCCGACAGGACTGGCCCGATCGTGCCGCTGGTCAGCGAGGTGCTCAACCCGGCCGCCTATGCGCATGAACGCGCTGTCTGCGTAGACACCACGGCGGCCGGCGGCAATGCCAGCCTGCTCGCCAGTGCCTGA
- the hemP gene encoding hemin uptake protein HemP, whose amino-acid sequence MNTHNPNDFRYRVRRSDDAAVTRFDRVPLAVRTLSSNTLFQGEHEIGIEHHGALYRLKITRQGKLILNK is encoded by the coding sequence ATGAACACCCACAATCCCAATGACTTTCGCTACCGCGTCCGCCGTTCCGACGATGCCGCCGTCACCCGTTTCGATCGGGTTCCGCTGGCGGTCAGAACATTGTCCAGCAACACGCTGTTCCAGGGCGAGCACGAGATCGGCATCGAGCATCATGGCGCGCTCTACCGGCTCAAGATCACCCGCCAGGGCAAGCTCATTCTCAACAAGTAA
- a CDS encoding hemin-degrading factor: MDQRVKPAPHEIRRARTENPKTRERDLAAQLGISEAELVAAHCGDGVVRVEPRVNDLLTGLEAVGEVMALTRNESAVHEKIGVYDKVVTGNHNAMVLGENIDLRIFPKAWAHGFAVEKRDGDEIRRSLQFFDAAGEAVHKVHLRPASSLYAYQKLVASLESSNQEPTVDISGQGFDDEGEATATTANLDDLRDRWSRLTDVHQFFGMLKTLKLSRRQAVRMVGTDYAWLLDNDAVRAMFHHAAEGEMPIMCFVGNRGCIQIHSGPVKSIKPMGPWINVLDETFHLHLRTDHIHEVWAVRKPTKDGHVTSLEVYAANGEMIIQFFGKRHEGESERDDWRFLVENLPRIPNPTAA, from the coding sequence ATGGACCAGCGCGTAAAACCCGCCCCGCATGAAATCCGGCGGGCACGGACGGAAAATCCGAAAACGCGCGAGCGTGACCTGGCTGCCCAACTTGGCATTTCGGAAGCCGAGCTGGTCGCCGCGCATTGCGGCGACGGCGTTGTCCGCGTCGAACCGCGCGTCAACGATCTCTTGACCGGCCTCGAAGCCGTCGGTGAGGTGATGGCGCTGACCCGCAACGAAAGCGCCGTGCACGAAAAGATCGGCGTTTACGACAAGGTCGTCACCGGCAACCACAATGCCATGGTGCTTGGCGAGAACATCGACCTGCGCATCTTCCCGAAGGCCTGGGCACATGGCTTTGCTGTGGAAAAGCGCGATGGCGACGAGATCCGCCGCAGCCTGCAGTTTTTCGATGCGGCGGGCGAGGCGGTGCACAAAGTGCATCTGCGGCCGGCGTCCAGTCTCTATGCCTACCAGAAGCTGGTTGCCTCGCTGGAATCGTCCAACCAGGAACCGACGGTCGACATTTCAGGCCAAGGCTTCGACGATGAGGGCGAGGCCACGGCGACAACCGCCAACCTTGACGATCTGCGTGATCGCTGGAGCCGGCTGACCGACGTGCACCAGTTCTTCGGCATGCTGAAGACGCTGAAGCTCAGCCGCCGCCAGGCGGTGCGCATGGTGGGAACGGATTATGCTTGGCTGCTCGACAATGACGCGGTCCGCGCCATGTTCCATCACGCTGCTGAAGGCGAGATGCCGATCATGTGCTTCGTCGGAAACCGCGGCTGCATCCAGATCCATTCCGGGCCGGTCAAGTCGATCAAGCCGATGGGGCCGTGGATCAACGTGCTGGACGAGACCTTCCACCTGCACCTGCGGACCGACCACATCCATGAAGTCTGGGCGGTGCGCAAGCCGACCAAGGATGGCCATGTGACCTCGCTCGAGGTCTACGCCGCGAACGGCGAGATGATCATCCAGTTCTTCGGCAAACGCCACGAAGGCGAAAGCGAGCGCGACGACTGGCGCTTCCTGGTCGAGAACCTGCCGCGCATCCCGAACCCGACGGCAGCCTGA